The proteins below are encoded in one region of Belonocnema kinseyi isolate 2016_QV_RU_SX_M_011 chromosome 3, B_treatae_v1, whole genome shotgun sequence:
- the LOC117169206 gene encoding electron transfer flavoprotein-ubiquinone oxidoreductase, mitochondrial, which yields MSRVYKLCSQVSKRTYSTTTFPKITTHYTVVPRENDPRWKEVNMERYVDETDILIVGGGPAGMSAAIQARKLAEKHGKELRVTLVEKSATIGGHILSGACIDPIALNELIPDWKELGAPLKTPVSQDKFAYLTKGGRIPIPVLKGMPMYNHGNYVVRLGHVVSWLGEQAEAAGVEMYPGYAAAEILYHEDGSVKGIATNDVGIAKDGSPKETFERGMELHAKCTIFAEGCHGHLAKQLMKTFNLRENCEPQSYGIGLKEVWEVDPLKHSPGLIEHTVGWPLDKNTYGGSFLYHLNEDTPLIAIGFVVGLDYQNPYLSPFKEFQRFKEHPSIRPKLEGGKRIAYGARALVEGGFQSIPKLQFPGGCLVGCTAGFLNVPKIKGTHNAMKSGMLAAESVIDAIIKSETESSSTKGLVPESYTDKIKNSWIYKELKAVRNFRPSFHSPLGLYGGVMYSGISMLLGGREPWTFSHGGPDHAKLKPAKDCTPIEYPKPDNVVTFDLLSSVALTGTNHEADQPPHLTLMDDSVPVKKNLEIYDGPEGRFCPAGVYEFVPLDDGSGERLQINAQNCIHCKTCDIKDPSQNINWVVPEGGGGPAYNGM from the coding sequence ATGTCGAGGGTCTACAAACTGTGCTCCCAAGTTTCAAAAAGGACCTACAGCACAACAACATTTCCGAAAATAACAACTCACTACACGGTTGTTCCAAGGGAAAACGATCCACGATGGAAGGAGGTCAACATGGAGAGATACGTCGACGAGACGGATATTCTCATCGTCGGAGGCGGACCAGCAGGAATGTCTGCAGCAATTCAGGCTCGGAAACTGGCTGAAAAACATGGCAAAGAATTACGAGTGACCCTCGTCGAGAAGTCGGCAACAATCGGAGGTCATATCCTCAGTGGTGCTTGTATCGACCCAATTGCTCTGAACGAACTTATTCCAGACTGGAAGGAACTTGGAGCGCCTTTAAAAACTCCCGTCTCCCAGGACAAGTTCGCTTATCTCACAAAAGGCGGACGGATACCTATCCCTGTGCTTAAAGGAATGCCGATGTACAACCACGGAAATTATGTAGTTCGTTTAGGCCACGTTGTTTCCTGGCTTGGCGAACAAGCCGAAGCAGCAGGAGTTGAAATGTATCCAGGTTACGCAGCAGCTGAAATTCTCTACCACGAGGATGGTTCCGTGAAAGGGATTGCTACCAACGACGTAGGAATTGCCAAGGATGGTTCTCCGAAAGAAACTTTCGAACGCGGAATGGAACTTCATGCTAAATGTACCATTTTTGCTGAAGGCTGTCACGGACACTTAGCTAAGCAGCTGATGAAGACCTTCAATCTGAGGGAGAATTGCGAACCCCAATCCTACGGAATTGGACTGAAAGAAGTTTGGGAAGTCGATCCATTGAAACACTCTCCTGGATTAATTGAACATACCGTTGGCTGGCCACTGGATAAAAACACATACGGAGGTTCATTCTTGTATCATTTGAACGAGGATACTCCACTGATTGCAATAGGATTTGTCGTGGGACTGGATTATCAGAATCCTTATTTAAGTCCTTTCAAAGAATTCCAGAGGTTCAAGGAGCATCCATCGATTAGACCGAAACTCGAAGGTGGAAAGAGGATTGCTTATGGAGCGAGAGCCCTCGTGGAAGGCGGCTTCCAATCAATTCCAAAATTGCAATTCCCAGGAGGTTGTTTGGTGGGATGCACGGCTGGATTTCTGAACGTTCCAAAAATCAAGGGAACTCATAACGCTATGAAGAGTGGCATGTTGGCTGCGGAAAGCGTTATTGACGCTATCATTAAATCCGAGACGGAAAGTTCATCTACAAAAGGACTTGTTCCTGAATCTTATACGGATAAGATTAAAAATAGCTGGATTTACAAGGAGCTCAAAGCTGTCAGGAACTTTAGACCGAGCTTCCATTCACCTCTTGGACTTTACGGAGGAGTTATGTACTCTGGAATATCGATGCTCTTAGGCGGCAGGGAACCCTGGACGTTTTCTCATGGGGGTCCGGATCATGCAAAATTGAAACCTGCGAAGGATTGCACTCCTATCGAATATCCAAAACCGGATAATGTTGTCACATTTGATCTCTTGTCATCTGTTGCTCTCACTGGAACAAATCATGAAGCTGATCAGCCTCCGCATCTCACTCTTATGGATGACAGTGTACCTGTGAAGAAAAATTTGGAGATCTACGATGGACCCGAAGGTCGATTTTGTCCAGCTGGTGTTTATGAATTTGTCCCTCTTGATGATGGTTCGGGTGAGAGGTTGCAGATTAATGCACAAAATTGCATTCATTGCAAGACTTGTGATATCAAAGATCCGAGTCAAAACATCAACTGGGTTGTTCCCGAAGGAGGCGGCGGTCCAGCTTACAACGGAATGTAA